Proteins from one Nakamurella multipartita DSM 44233 genomic window:
- a CDS encoding IS1182-like element ISNml3 family transposase: protein MQGRSRDQRELLDAESVVGGLLKPGSVFAFLAAHRREVFPDGMFADLFPSGRGRPSVPADVMASVIVLQALHGLSDADTVDSVTFDLRWKAACGLPVTAAAFHATTLTYWRRRLAASQSPNRIFDAVRQVVDQTGVLAGKSRRALDSTILDDAVATQDTVTQLIAAIRRVRREVPGAAEVVGEHCSAHDYDDPGKPAIAWNDQQAREALVDALVTDAHRVLGHLPDQELGPKAADAVALLALVAGQDVEPVEGSDGTDGRWRIAQRVAPDRVISTVDPEARHAHKTVHRRQDGFKAHIAVEPDTGLVTACAVTMASGRGNSDAEVGPTLLAQETEKLHVLADSAYGSGSARAELDHAGHIALIKPFPLRSAVPGGFTLDDFTVDPEARTATCPNGVTRSITAQWSVTFGAACRGCPLRAQCTTSDAGRSLKLTEYESLLRAARRQAETEDFQQVYRRHRPMVERSISWLVRGNRKVRYRGVAKNDHWWHHRAAAINLRRMLTLGLTRVSGTWTIAPA from the coding sequence GTGCAGGGTCGGTCGCGGGATCAGCGTGAGTTGTTGGATGCCGAGTCGGTAGTCGGTGGGCTGCTCAAGCCGGGCAGCGTGTTCGCGTTTCTGGCCGCGCACCGTCGGGAGGTGTTCCCGGACGGCATGTTCGCGGATCTGTTTCCGTCGGGTCGGGGCCGCCCGTCAGTGCCGGCCGACGTGATGGCGTCGGTGATTGTGCTGCAGGCTCTGCACGGCCTGTCCGACGCGGACACGGTGGACTCGGTGACGTTCGATCTGCGGTGGAAGGCAGCGTGCGGGTTACCGGTGACCGCTGCGGCGTTCCATGCCACGACATTGACGTACTGGCGGCGTCGGCTGGCCGCTTCGCAGTCGCCGAACCGGATCTTCGACGCGGTCCGCCAGGTCGTGGACCAGACCGGGGTGCTGGCTGGAAAGAGCAGGCGAGCGTTGGATTCCACGATCCTGGACGACGCGGTCGCCACCCAGGACACGGTCACCCAGTTGATCGCGGCGATCCGCCGGGTCCGCCGCGAGGTACCCGGCGCCGCCGAGGTCGTCGGCGAGCACTGCTCGGCTCACGACTATGACGACCCGGGCAAACCGGCGATCGCCTGGAACGATCAGCAGGCCCGCGAGGCCCTTGTCGATGCGCTGGTCACCGACGCGCATCGGGTGCTGGGACACCTGCCCGACCAGGAGCTCGGACCGAAGGCGGCGGACGCGGTCGCCCTCTTGGCGTTGGTCGCCGGGCAGGACGTGGAACCGGTCGAGGGCTCGGACGGCACCGACGGACGGTGGCGGATCGCGCAGCGGGTCGCCCCGGACCGGGTGATCTCCACCGTGGACCCGGAGGCGCGGCACGCCCACAAGACCGTCCACCGGCGGCAGGACGGGTTCAAGGCACACATCGCGGTCGAACCCGACACCGGTCTGGTCACCGCCTGCGCGGTGACCATGGCCAGCGGACGCGGCAACAGCGACGCCGAGGTTGGACCCACCTTGCTGGCACAGGAGACCGAAAAGCTGCACGTGCTGGCCGATTCGGCGTACGGATCGGGATCCGCGCGGGCCGAACTGGACCATGCCGGGCACATCGCGTTGATCAAGCCGTTCCCGCTGCGGTCGGCCGTGCCGGGCGGGTTCACCCTGGACGACTTCACCGTCGACCCCGAGGCCAGGACGGCCACCTGCCCGAACGGGGTGACCCGGTCGATCACCGCGCAATGGTCCGTCACCTTCGGAGCGGCTTGCCGCGGCTGCCCGCTCCGGGCCCAATGCACGACCAGCGACGCCGGTCGATCGCTGAAGCTGACCGAGTACGAAAGCCTGCTCAGGGCGGCCCGTCGACAAGCGGAAACCGAGGACTTCCAACAGGTCTACCGACGGCACCGGCCGATGGTCGAACGATCGATCTCCTGGCTGGTCCGCGGCAACCGCAAAGTCCGCTACCGCGGCGTCGCCAAGAACGACCACTGGTGGCACCACCGCGCCGCTGCGATCAACCTCAGGCGAATGCTCACCCTCGGGCTGACGCGGGTGAGCGGGACGTGGACCATTGCACCGGCCTGA
- a CDS encoding DUF2200 domain-containing protein, whose amino-acid sequence MHRIFTTSVASVYPHYVAKVERKGRTKAELDEAIGWLTGFDEAQLQHHLDAGTTFQEFFAGARLNPHASLITGTVCGVRVQDVPDPLMRQIRYLDKLVDEIAKGKAMDKVLRGGPSRAGSTG is encoded by the coding sequence ATGCACCGGATCTTCACCACCAGCGTCGCCTCGGTCTACCCGCACTATGTGGCCAAGGTGGAGCGCAAGGGGCGGACCAAGGCCGAACTGGACGAGGCGATCGGCTGGCTCACCGGCTTCGACGAGGCCCAGCTACAGCACCACCTGGACGCCGGGACAACGTTCCAGGAGTTCTTCGCCGGCGCCCGGCTCAACCCCCATGCCTCACTGATCACCGGAACGGTCTGCGGCGTGCGGGTCCAGGACGTGCCGGACCCGCTGATGCGCCAGATCCGGTACCTGGACAAGCTGGTGGACGAGATCGCCAAGGGCAAGGCGATGGACAAGGTGCTTCGCGGCGGCCCGTCCCGGGCCGGGTCGACCGGCTGA